The genomic interval CCTCGTCGGAGATGACGAAGACGCCCTTGCTCCGGGCCCATTCGGCCAGGGCGGTCAGGCGCTCCTGGGCGTAGTGCCCGCCCGTGGGATTGGAGGGCGAGCCGAGGATGAGGACCTTGACCTTGGGGGTCCAGGCCCGCTCCAGATCCTCCACGTCCAGGAGGAAGCCCTTTTCCGGGGCCGCGGGCACGAACACGGGTTCGCCGTCGGCCAGGAGGACCATGTCCGGGTAGCTCACCCAGTAGGGCGCGGGGATGAGCACCTGGTCGCCGGGATTCAGCAGGGCCATGAAGAGGTTGTAGAGCACCTGCTTGCCGCCGTTGGAGACGATGACGTTCTCCTGGGCGGCCTTGGTTCCGTAGAAACGGCCGTAGGACATGGCCGCGGCCCGGCGCAGAGCCGGGATGCCGGGAACCGGGGTGTAGCGGGTGTGCCCGGCGTCCAGGGCCGCCTTGGCGGCCTCGACCACGTGCGGGGGCGTGGGGAAGTCGGGCTCGCCCACGGCCAGACTGATGATCTGCCGTCCCTGGGCCTTGAGCTCCTGGGCCTTGGCGTTGACGGCCAGGGTGGCCGAGGGGCGGATGCGCGACAGT from Desulfovibrio aminophilus DSM 12254 carries:
- a CDS encoding pyridoxal phosphate-dependent aminotransferase, whose product is MNISQRLSRIRPSATLAVNAKAQELKAQGRQIISLAVGEPDFPTPPHVVEAAKAALDAGHTRYTPVPGIPALRRAAAMSYGRFYGTKAAQENVIVSNGGKQVLYNLFMALLNPGDQVLIPAPYWVSYPDMVLLADGEPVFVPAAPEKGFLLDVEDLERAWTPKVKVLILGSPSNPTGGHYAQERLTALAEWARSKGVFVISDEVYDHLVYEPAKPSTLAGFFEAHPESCALVGALSKSFCMTGWRLGWALAHPELVKAMNKIQGQSTSNVCSFVQHAAVAALEGPWDVVDEMRAAFKRRRDLALGIIRSWPGAVCPTPDGAFYLFPVLSAFYDEEAPDSAALCTRILEKAGVALVPGSAFGDDRCIRFSYAVADETLKTALDKVGAVLLKK